DNA from Polyangiaceae bacterium:
TCAGCAGGTTGTCGAGCTTCGTGCGTTCAACACCCTGGGACGCCATCCGAGCAACACGATCCAGCTTCTCGACAAGATCGTGTCGAAGGAGCACTGCATCGTGGAGCTGCGGGGTGCCGAGTACGTGCTCCGTGACTTGGGCAGCCTCAACGGAACCTACATCAACGGTGAACGCGTCAACGGCGAAAAGGGACTGCGCCATGGCGACGACATCTCCCTGGGCAGCACCCGGGCACGGTTCGACGACGGTAGCGGCCGGCCCGTTGCGCCGCCACCGCCGGCCGGCGCCAGCGCCGAGCCCCCTGCGTGGCAGCCGGGAGTGGCTCCTCCGCAATCCCTGCAGCGTCCCGTCAGCGCGCCGCCGTCGACGGTGGCCGCCGGCCCCCAGCACGCGCCCTTTGCCATGCCCCCCACGGCGGCGCCCCCAGCGGCGGCGCCCTACGAGACGGCGCAGGCCGCGCCTACTCGCACCCCCACCCTCGACGATCCCGAAGGCGCGGGGATCACACCGATCAACTCCACGCGGGTGGACGTCAGCGATCAATCCCGCGCCATCGGCACTCAGATCGCCGCGACGCAGAAGGGGTTCCTTCCCTACGACCAGATCGCCACCAATCCGGCGCAGATCTCAGCGGACTACGAGCGGCTTCGCCTCTCCCACGAGCTGTCGCGCGAGATCGCGATGGAGCGGGATCTGCGCACCCTGCTCGACAAGATCTTGATGACGATCTTCAAGTTCGTGCGCGCGGACCGCGGGGTGATTTTCCTGCGGGATGCGGCGAACGAGCTGGTTCCGGGCGCGAGCCTGCGCCGCGATGGTAGCGAAACCCCGATCACTGTGTCTTCCACCATCATGGACCACGTGATGCGGGAGCGCGCGACGGTGCTGACCCACGACGCAGCGATGGACTTCGCGTCCTCCAAGGGCAAGAGCATGATCCTGAACCGGATCAGCTCGGCCATCGTGGCGCCCCTTCTGCACGACGAAGAGATCCTGGGCGTGATCTGGCTGGACAGCGAGACCCTGGCCCAGTTCCAACCCAAGGACATGGAGATCGTGACGGCCATCGCCGCACAGGCCGCCATGTTCATCGAGATCAACATCTTGGGGAAGAAGATCGAGCAGGAGATCGTCAACCGCGAGCGCTTCAGCCGCTTGCTGTCCCCCAACGTGGCAGCGCGAGTATTGAGCGGCGAGCTGGACGTGAAGAAGGGCGGACAGCTGGTGCAGGAGTGCACCATCTTCAACTCCGACATCCGCGGCTTCACGCGCATGAGCGAGGGCGCCAACCCGGAGGGCATCGTCGAGATGCTCAACGAGTACTTCGAGCACATGGTCGAGACCGTGTTCAAGTTCGAAGGCACCCTCGACAAGTTCATGGGAGACGGCATCATGGCGCTATGGGGCGCCCCGGTACGGCATCCGGACGATGCCCTTCGTGCCGTCAGCTGCGCCATCGAGCAGATGGAGGTGCTCGGTCGCTTCAACCGCAAGCGCATGGAGGACGACACCCCTCCCTTGGCCATCGGCATCGGCATCCACACGGGGCCGGTGGTTGCGGGCTACATCGGCAGTTCTCGCGCGCTTTCCTATACGGTGATCGGCGACACGGCCAACACGAGCGCGCGCCTCTGTGGGGTCGCGACTCCCGGACAAATCCTGGTCAGTGAGCACACCCTCGATCAGGTGCGCGCCCACTTCACCTTCGAAGAGCTGCCGCCTACCCCGCTGAAGGGCAAGGAGAAACCTTTCCGCCTCTTCAACATCGTGGGGAGCGCAGCCAGCGCTCAAGTGCCCGCGTCCCTCGAGAGCAGCACCTGAATTTCTAGATGCGCGCGTCAGCGCGGCACGGGCGGGACTTCCTTGATTCCACCCGCGCCGAAGGTGACGTGCTCCCACTGCCCGACCGTGGCAGAGCCGGGCTCGAGGCTGATCGGTTCCCCAACGGGCTTGCTGCCGTCGTACTTCAGACGAAACAGCCCCGATTGCCCGCTGGCAACGGTCTCTTGCGTCAGGATCACGTCTCCCAGCATCCCTTCGAAGGCCGATGCCGGCGCACCCAGTACCTGGCTGGTGCCGTAGTTCACGCCGAAGAAGTTCTCTTTCGGCGAAATGTAGTCGATGTCCTCGACGGCCACGCCCACGTCGTAGGTGACGTGAGTGCCGTCGCTGCTGAAGGCGTAGAGCAAGGTCTGCTCTTCGGCTCCGGCGATCAACTTGCCTGCCAGCGGCCCGAAGCGCGCAGGCTTGTTGGGCACGACGATCGCGCCCTCCAAATGCACACCGACCGAAGCGAGCTTGCTGGGTGCCGCCGAAGACGTGATGCGCCACACCTCACCGAGGGTCGTCACCGCCATCAAGTCGCCACCGAACTCTCCGGTTCGGTCTACGTAGAGCGAGCCGCGCATCAGACCGTTGTTGTCCCCCGGCAGATCGACCCAGGGGTTGATCAAGGTCTGACCATTGGCCGTGATCCGCGCGATCTGACCGTCGACGCCGTTGCCGACGAACAAGTCGCCGGTCACGAAGCCTCCGACGTTGTCGCTGCGCACCGTCGCGATCTTCACTTCTTCGGTCAGGCCGCTGAGACTGGAGAAGGCTTGCTGGCTGCCGTCCTGCAGGATTCGGGCGAAGCCATCCGGCGAGCCCGTCGGGTAGTTGACACTGATGATGAACGAGTCGGTGGGCTCGTGGTAGTCGATGCCAATCGGCGCCGTGAAGGTGGTGGAGATCGCGGTCAACTTCAGCGGAGGCGGTGGACCGTCGTTGATGGGATCGTCGACGTTCGGAGTGCCGTCGCCATCGGAGTCGCCCAGTCCCTCCTCCGTATCGATGATGCCATCCTGATCCGTGTCTTGATCCGGCGGCGCCGCGTCGGGGACGGTGACGACGTTGCCCGTGCCGCCGGTGTTGGAGCCCGCCGAACCGTCGACGCCGCCCCCCGCCCCCCCGGAGCCGCCGCCACCCGAGTTCGGCAATCGCGAATCGGCCACCGCGCCTTCATCACCCGAGCAACCCGCAAAGGCAGCACCAACGACGCCGAGCGCCATCACGAATCGAACCGGACTCCTCATTCCCCAAGCATAACTGAAGGACCGGCTGCTCGCCCTTCCCTTCCGCGCGCCGCGTCGCTATGTGCCGGCGGATGCGCTTCGTGGGCTACCACTGCGACGGCTGTGGGCGGGACTTGGGCCCCGAGGAGGCGGTCTACCGCTGCCCGAGCTGCGGCGAGAACCTCAGCGTCCGCCCCGACTTTGCCAGCGTGACGCGCGCGCAGATTGAAGCCAGCCGCGACCCCAGCCTGTGGCGCTATGCCCCGCTGTTGCCCGTCGCCGTGCCGGGCGCCGAGAGCGGTCCCCTGGCCAGCGTCGGCGGCACGCCCTTGTACGACGCGCCACGCGCTGCCGCACGCTTCGGCGTGGCCCGGGTGAGCCTCAAGGACGAAGGACGCATGCCGACGGGGTCGCTCAAGGATCGCGCCAGCGCCGTCGTCGTGCAACGCGCGCGAGAGATCGGCGACGTGCCGATCATCACCGCCTCCACGGGCAACGCGGGCGTAGCACTGGCGGCGATGGCGCGCGCCGCAGGGCGCGAGGCCGTCATCTTGGTCCCGGAAAGCGCGCCCCCCGCGAAGATCGCCCAACTGATGATCTACGGCGCTCGATTGGCGTTGGTGCGCGGCAGCTATGACGATGCCTTCGCGCTGAGCGAAGTCGCCGCGCGCGAACTCGGTTGGTACTGTCGCAACACGGGGCAGAACCCCTTCACTCTCGAGGGCAAGAAGACGGCGGCCTTCGAGATCGCCGAACAGCTGGGCTGGCAGGTGCCAGATCGCGTGTTCGTTTCCGTGGGCGACGGCAACATCATCAGCGCGGTGCACAAGGGGTTTCGCGAACTGCTTCAACTCGGTTGGATTGAGCGCATACCCAAGCTGATGGGCGTCCAGGCCGCGGGCTCTTCGCCGATCTACGCCGCCTTCGCTTCGGGTAGTCGCGCGATCGAGGAAGTCCAGGCTCACACCCTGGCGGACAGCATCTCCGCAGGCCGTCCCAGCGACGGGCGGCGCGCCCTCGCCGCCGCGCGCGACAGCGGCGGAGCCATGCTGAGCGTGAGCGACGACGCGATCTTGTCTGCGATCGCCAGCTTGGGTCGTGACGCTGCGGTGTTCGCCGAGCCCGCAGCGGCTGCGGCCTACGCGGGTCTGGAGCGGGCCGCATCGCAAGGGCGATTGGACGAGAGCGAGCACGTGCTGGTGCTGATCACCGGTACGGGCCTCAAGGATGTTGGCGCTGCGACGCGCGCCGCGGGCGCCAAGCCGCCCATCATCGAGCCAGAGCTGGGCGCACTGCAGCGCGCCCTCGAACTGTAACGGGGACGAGGAGAGACCTGTCATGATTGATCTGACGATTGACGAAAAGGGACTGAGCCACGCAGCCGCGCGCGCGAAGGAACGCAACATCCGCATCCCGACTCTGGCGCAGCAGGCGAACCCGACCCTCGTGCCCGAGTCGATCCGCAGCTCGCTGCGCGACATCGGCCTGTGGGACGTCAATCCCACGAACCTGTTTCGCATCACCTGGCACAACGAGCCGAAGGAAAAGGGCGGACTGTTCGGCGGCGTGAACTACGTGGAGCTGCCCCCGGAGCTCACGGGAGTGCCAGCACGCATCATCGCCCTGGTCGGCAAGTGGTTTCCGACGGGAGCTCACAAGGTCGGCGCCGCCTTCGGCTGCCTGGTGCCCCGCCTCGTCACGGGCCAGTTCGACCCCACCAGCCAGAAGGCCGTGTGGCCGTCCACGGGCAACTACTGCCGCGGCGGCGCCTACGATTCCGCTCTGCTCGGTTGCGAGTCGATCGCCATCCTGCCCGAGGGCATGAGCCAGGAGCGCTTCAAATGGCTGGAGAGCGTTGCCGGCGAGGTGATCAAGACACCGGGCTCCGAAAGCAACGTGAAGGAGATCTTCGACAAGTGCTGGGAGCTGCGCAACTCGGGTCAGGCGCTGATGATCTTCAACCAGTTCGAAGAGTTCGGGAACTACTTGTGGCACCACGAAATCACAGGCCGCGCCATGGCCGAGGTGCTGGAAAAGGAACTCGGCCCGCGCGGCCAGTATCGCGGTGTGGCCCTCACCACGGGTTCCGCGGGCACCATTGCCTCCGGAGACTACCTGAAGAAGCTCTTCCCGAGCAGCAAGATTGCCGCCAGCGAAGCCGCCGAGTGCCCGACGTTGCTGCGCAATGGCTTCGGTGAGCATCGCATCGAGGGCATTGGCGACAAGCACGTGCCCTGGATCCACAACGTGAAGAACACGGACCTGGTGATGGCCATCGAAGACGAAGCCTGCATCAGTGCGTTGCGTCTTTTCAATGAACCCGAGGGCAAGCGCTACCTGACGAGCTGCGGTGTGAAGGAAGCGCTATTGAATCAGCTGCCCTTGGCCGGCATATCCAGCATCGCCAACCTGCTGAGCGCCGTGAAGCTCGCCAAGTGGTACGAGCTCGGCCCCGATGACGTGGTGCTCACGGTGTGGACGGACTCCGTGGACATGTACCGCAGTCGCCTGAGTGAGCTCAGTGCAGAGCGGGGGGATTTCTCCGCTACCGACGCCGCCGCCGCCCACGCGCGCTGGATGCTGGGCATCGGCACGGACTCGATGGAAGAGCTCGACTACCCCTCACGCAAGCGCGTCCACAACTTGAAGTACTACACCTGGGTCGAACAGCAGGGAAAGACCTACCAAGAGATCCAAGCCCAGTGGCGCGACGACGAGTACTGGAACGCGATTCCAAAGCTAGCGCCCCAACTGGACGAACTGATCACCGAGTTCAACGCCCGCGTCGACCGCTGATCCCGTCGGCGACGCTACGCCGCGACGCCACCTCGGGGGGCCTCGTCGATGGGCCCTCGGGTGCCGCATCAGCACGCCCCACGCGCGGGCGCCCCCTACCAAAGCGTCGCGACGAGGGGGGACGCTGCGATTCGCTCATCGGCAGTGATGAGCGTCACCCCTTCCGCCCGCGCGGTAGCCGCGATGAGTCGGTCGGCTGGGTCACGAGGAAAGTCCGCAGGGAACCCAGCCGCCAGCTCGGCAATTGTGGGTGAAATGTTAACGACGGCCGTTCCCGTCTCCGCCAACACCTGCGTGGTCCACGTACTGACAGTCCCGCGCGGCCTGATGATACCGCGTGTACACAGAGCTGCGATTTCCCAAAGCGAAATCGCGGCAAGCCCGAATCCACCTCGGCGCGACGCTCGCCGTATGCTGGCAGTCGCGCGTTTGGACAAGCGCTTTGGCTCGAGCACCAGCCAAATCAATACATGGGTGTCGAGCAGATAGTTCAAACCTGCTGCTCCCAATCCGAGAGAGCCGCGGCCGGCGCGACGATGTCACCATGCAGCGTCGCCGTCCCCTGCATGCAGCCGAAGATGTCGCGAGGTCCCCCCTCAGCGGGGACGATTTTCGCCACGGGTCTACCGCGCTTGGTGATGACGATCTCGCTTCGCTGCTCGTTGACTTCATCCATCAAACTCAAGCACTTCGCCTTGAATTCGCCCGCCGGCATCGTCTTCATGACCATGAATATATGACCATAGTCAGGGATGTCCAGGGGCGCACACGAAGGTTATCCGGCGCGTGCTAGGCTTCGCGCTTCATCCAAGGAGTCATTCATGAGATTCAGCGCGCTCACTTGCATTGCGGCCCTCAGCCTCGTGTCCGTCGCCTGCGGCGGCGATGACGACAGTTCCTCGGGAAACACCGGAGGAGGCGCGGGGAGTAGCGGCAGCGCGGGAACAAGCGGTGCCGGAGGAGGCGCCGGCAGTGGCGGCAGCGCCGGCAGTGGAGGCGCGAGCGGCAGTGCGGGCAGCGGCGGCAGCAGTGGCAGCTCCGGTGCGAGCGGAGCAGGCGGCGGCAACGGCAACGCCATGAGCTTCTTCGTGAGCAGCACGCCGCCAAGCGGCACGGGCGATCTCGGCGGGCTCGCTGGCGCCGACCAACACTGCAAGACCCTCGCGCAGGCAGTGAGCGCGGTTCGCACGCAGTGGGTCGCGTACCTGAGCGTCGAGAACGGTGGCAATGGTTCAGCAGTGAACGCAAAGGATCGCATCGGCCAGGGGCCTTGGTACAACGCGAAGGGCGAGGTGCTCGCGGCGAACCTGACGGCGCTTCATCCCACCATCGATCCCGCCCAGGATCGCAACGGCTACATCAACGCGAAGCCCGCTGACGCGCTGTTCATGGACGAGACCGGCGCAGCGGTGCCCGGTGGCCAGCACGACATCCTCACCGGCTCCCAAGCCGACGGCACGGTGTACACCGGCCGCACATGCAACGATTGGACGAGCGCCGCGGGCGCCAACACGGCCCAGGTTGGGCACAGCGACACCCCGAGCAACACGCAGTTCAGCCCGTCGTGGAACTCGGCCCATGATGCGCAATCTTGTACGCAGCAGGGCCTGATTGCGCGGGGCGGCAACGGGCGGATCTACTGTTTCGCTACCGATTGAGCGCTTCGCCTCTGAAGTCGAACAGGGCGCTGCAGTCGCGCCACGCCGCGTCACGCGGGAGGCGACGCCCCGCGTCGCCTCGGGACTAGACCCAAATCCCCGCCGAGGCCCTCGCAGAGGCTTGCGCACCGCCGCGGTTTCGGCGAAAGACAGTCCCTCGCCATGGCCCACGTGCTGCCCTTCGAACGCCCCGTCGTGGAGCTAGTCTCCCGCGTGCGCGAGCTGCGCGATCTGGCAACGGAAGACGCGCGGCTGATGGCAGAGCTGCGTCGGCTGGAAGACAAGGCGGCGCGGGTCGCTCGCGAGGTGTTTGCACGGCTGACGCCGATGCAGAAGGTGCAGCTGTCGCGCCATCCCAACCGCCCCTACACGCAAGACTACATTCAACGCTTGTTCGGCGAATTCGTGGAGCTTCATGGCGATCGTCGCTTCGCCGACGATGCATCCATCATTGCTGGCCTGGGCAGCTATCACGGGCGCAGCGTGGCGGTAGTGGGTCACCAGAAGGGTCGCAACACCAAAGAGAACATGACTCGTAACTTCGGGATGCCGAACCCCGAGGGTTACCGCAAAGCCATGCGCGTGTACGAGCTCGCGGATCGCTTCGGTCTGCCGGTGATTACCTTCATCGACACGCCCGGCGCCTTTCCCGGCATCGAGGCGGAAGAACGCGGGCAAAGCGAAGCCATTGCCGCGTCTCTGGAGACCATGAGTCGCTTGGGCGTGCCGATCATCACCACCATCATCGGTGAGGGTGGCTCCGGCGGCGCCTTGGCCCTCGGCGTCGCGAACCGCGTATTGGTGCTGGAGTTCGCCTACTACTCGGTGATCTCGCCAGAGGGGTGCGCCGCGATCTTGTGGAAGGACGGCGCACTGGCACCCGAGGCTGCGGAGAAACTACGCATCACGGCGCCCGAGTTGCTCGAGCTGGGCTGCGTCGACTGGGTGGTGGAAGAGCCAGCGGGTGGCGCGCACCAGGATCACGAAGAGGCCGCGCGTCGCTTGGATCGCTCCCTCTACGAAGCACTCGTCAGCTTGGACGGCATGGACGACGAGGAACTGCGCGAAGACCGTTATCAGCGCTTTCGTCGTCTGGGCGCCTTCATGGCGTGACGCGCGCCGCCGGGACGGGCTGGCGTGGGCCGCGACGCGCGCACGAAACGTTTTTCCCTGAGGTTTCCGCGGGTTGTTGCCGCAGCGCGGAGCATGGGCCTGATCCCGGCCCTGACTCGTGCGATGCTCGGTCCATGCGGCTCACCACTTACCTCCTCTTGGGTTGTCTTGGATCCTTTGGCGGACTCGCCTGCGCGGGCGGTGCAGACGACCCGGCACCGGGTGGCGGTGGAGACGCCGGCTTTGCAGGTTCGTTCTTCGGCGGCTCGGGCGGCAGCGGCGCGAGCACCAGCGGCGGTGCATCGGGAAGCTCGACGGGGGGCGCGGGCGGCGCCGTCGGTGGCGCAGGCGGACTCGCTGGCGGAGCGGGCAGCGGCGGCACGACGGGCTGCAACGATCCCGGACCGGAACCGAATGACACGCTGCCGAAGGCGACGCCCGTGTGCAGCAGCCCGCCGTGCGAACTGAGCTGCAAGGACGATCA
Protein-coding regions in this window:
- a CDS encoding adenylate/guanylate cyclase domain-containing protein — encoded protein: MARLLLATPEGQQVVELRAFNTLGRHPSNTIQLLDKIVSKEHCIVELRGAEYVLRDLGSLNGTYINGERVNGEKGLRHGDDISLGSTRARFDDGSGRPVAPPPPAGASAEPPAWQPGVAPPQSLQRPVSAPPSTVAAGPQHAPFAMPPTAAPPAAAPYETAQAAPTRTPTLDDPEGAGITPINSTRVDVSDQSRAIGTQIAATQKGFLPYDQIATNPAQISADYERLRLSHELSREIAMERDLRTLLDKILMTIFKFVRADRGVIFLRDAANELVPGASLRRDGSETPITVSSTIMDHVMRERATVLTHDAAMDFASSKGKSMILNRISSAIVAPLLHDEEILGVIWLDSETLAQFQPKDMEIVTAIAAQAAMFIEINILGKKIEQEIVNRERFSRLLSPNVAARVLSGELDVKKGGQLVQECTIFNSDIRGFTRMSEGANPEGIVEMLNEYFEHMVETVFKFEGTLDKFMGDGIMALWGAPVRHPDDALRAVSCAIEQMEVLGRFNRKRMEDDTPPLAIGIGIHTGPVVAGYIGSSRALSYTVIGDTANTSARLCGVATPGQILVSEHTLDQVRAHFTFEELPPTPLKGKEKPFRLFNIVGSAASAQVPASLESST
- the thrC gene encoding threonine synthase, which codes for MRFVGYHCDGCGRDLGPEEAVYRCPSCGENLSVRPDFASVTRAQIEASRDPSLWRYAPLLPVAVPGAESGPLASVGGTPLYDAPRAAARFGVARVSLKDEGRMPTGSLKDRASAVVVQRAREIGDVPIITASTGNAGVALAAMARAAGREAVILVPESAPPAKIAQLMIYGARLALVRGSYDDAFALSEVAARELGWYCRNTGQNPFTLEGKKTAAFEIAEQLGWQVPDRVFVSVGDGNIISAVHKGFRELLQLGWIERIPKLMGVQAAGSSPIYAAFASGSRAIEEVQAHTLADSISAGRPSDGRRALAAARDSGGAMLSVSDDAILSAIASLGRDAAVFAEPAAAAAYAGLERAASQGRLDESEHVLVLITGTGLKDVGAATRAAGAKPPIIEPELGALQRALEL
- a CDS encoding pyridoxal-phosphate dependent enzyme → MIDLTIDEKGLSHAAARAKERNIRIPTLAQQANPTLVPESIRSSLRDIGLWDVNPTNLFRITWHNEPKEKGGLFGGVNYVELPPELTGVPARIIALVGKWFPTGAHKVGAAFGCLVPRLVTGQFDPTSQKAVWPSTGNYCRGGAYDSALLGCESIAILPEGMSQERFKWLESVAGEVIKTPGSESNVKEIFDKCWELRNSGQALMIFNQFEEFGNYLWHHEITGRAMAEVLEKELGPRGQYRGVALTTGSAGTIASGDYLKKLFPSSKIAASEAAECPTLLRNGFGEHRIEGIGDKHVPWIHNVKNTDLVMAIEDEACISALRLFNEPEGKRYLTSCGVKEALLNQLPLAGISSIANLLSAVKLAKWYELGPDDVVLTVWTDSVDMYRSRLSELSAERGDFSATDAAAAHARWMLGIGTDSMEELDYPSRKRVHNLKYYTWVEQQGKTYQEIQAQWRDDEYWNAIPKLAPQLDELITEFNARVDR
- a CDS encoding type II toxin-antitoxin system Phd/YefM family antitoxin, which produces MKTMPAGEFKAKCLSLMDEVNEQRSEIVITKRGRPVAKIVPAEGGPRDIFGCMQGTATLHGDIVAPAAALSDWEQQV
- a CDS encoding acetyl-CoA carboxylase carboxyltransferase subunit alpha yields the protein MAHVLPFERPVVELVSRVRELRDLATEDARLMAELRRLEDKAARVAREVFARLTPMQKVQLSRHPNRPYTQDYIQRLFGEFVELHGDRRFADDASIIAGLGSYHGRSVAVVGHQKGRNTKENMTRNFGMPNPEGYRKAMRVYELADRFGLPVITFIDTPGAFPGIEAEERGQSEAIAASLETMSRLGVPIITTIIGEGGSGGALALGVANRVLVLEFAYYSVISPEGCAAILWKDGALAPEAAEKLRITAPELLELGCVDWVVEEPAGGAHQDHEEAARRLDRSLYEALVSLDGMDDEELREDRYQRFRRLGAFMA